One genomic region from Sulfuriflexus mobilis encodes:
- a CDS encoding beta-ketoacyl-ACP synthase III: MMYSRIKGTGSYLPEKVLTNKDLEKMVDTTEAWITERTGIKERHIAADGQTTCDLAEQAAHAAMDAAGVTKDDIDLIIIATTTPDRVFPSTACLLQQRLDIHGCAAFDIQAVCTGFVYALGVADKFIKSGSNKCALVIGAETMSRITDWSDRGTCILFGDGAGAVVLEASDEPGVLSTHLHADGQYEDLLTVDGGVSSDYSKIENGTAFMRMKGNEVFKMAVNTLGRIVDETLAANNLKKSDIDWLVPHQANIRIINATAKKLGMNNGHVVITVDKHGNTSAASVPLALDVAVRDGRIKRGETILLEAFGGGFTWGSALIKY, from the coding sequence TTGATGTATTCGCGTATCAAGGGCACAGGCAGCTACTTACCGGAAAAAGTGCTGACCAATAAAGACCTGGAAAAAATGGTCGATACCACCGAGGCGTGGATCACTGAACGCACGGGTATCAAGGAACGTCATATCGCCGCCGATGGGCAGACCACCTGTGACCTTGCCGAGCAGGCCGCACATGCCGCCATGGATGCCGCCGGCGTGACGAAAGATGATATTGACCTGATTATTATTGCCACCACCACACCAGACCGCGTCTTCCCGAGTACCGCCTGCCTGCTGCAACAACGCCTTGATATTCACGGCTGTGCGGCCTTCGATATACAGGCGGTATGTACCGGCTTTGTTTATGCACTGGGTGTGGCCGACAAATTTATAAAGAGTGGCAGCAATAAATGTGCCCTGGTGATCGGTGCCGAGACCATGTCACGCATCACCGACTGGAGTGATCGGGGCACTTGCATCCTGTTTGGTGATGGTGCCGGTGCGGTAGTGCTGGAAGCCAGTGATGAACCGGGCGTGTTATCCACGCACCTGCATGCCGATGGCCAGTATGAAGACCTGCTGACGGTTGATGGTGGTGTGTCATCGGATTACAGCAAGATCGAAAACGGTACCGCCTTCATGCGCATGAAGGGTAACGAGGTCTTCAAGATGGCCGTGAATACACTCGGTCGTATTGTTGATGAAACCCTGGCGGCAAATAATCTTAAAAAGTCCGATATCGACTGGCTGGTGCCACACCAGGCCAATATCCGCATTATTAATGCGACAGCGAAAAAACTGGGCATGAACAACGGTCATGTGGTTATCACAGTGGATAAACATGGCAACACCTCGGCGGCCTCGGTACCACTGGCGCTGGATGTCGCCGTACGCGATGGTCGGATTAAACGTGGTGAAACGATTTTACTGGAAGCCTTCGGTGGTGGATTCACCTGGGGTTCGGCACTGATTAAGTATTAA